The Scyliorhinus torazame isolate Kashiwa2021f chromosome 7, sScyTor2.1, whole genome shotgun sequence genome has a window encoding:
- the LOC140426120 gene encoding divergent protein kinase domain 1A-like isoform X3, with protein sequence MQVQNAGNGPEILLGNKVHATQIARSFCDKYKKGIIDGSACGSLCDKGTLYFGKCLSNKPNNQVYKGVWDESQVVLKCKLEETLHFDLDSDMEPRKEMVLFDKPTKGTSLEEFREMVYNLLKEKLGDQTNLQKLLKLVVTAADGNKDGHVSLAEAKSTWALLQLNEFLITVILQDKEHTPKLIGFCGDLYVTEKVHYNYLYGLTIPWVLEFFIPSGLRRSMDQWFTPSWPRKAKISIGLLEFVEDVFHGTFGNFLMCDMSANNIGYNAKHDLKMIDMRKVVPEVSFKQLLGGRHCETDVDCVYGTDCKTTCHQSKKQCTTELDQPNLTKVCTLLKDYLLNGAPSDVREELEKQLYSCIALRGVASQMEMEHSLILNNLKTLLWKKISHTKDS encoded by the exons TGTGATAAATACAAGAAGGGGATTATTGATGGATCAGCATGTGGCAGTTTGTGCGATAAGGGTACACTCTATTTTGGCAAGTGCCTCTCTAATAAACCTAATAATCAG GTGTACAAGGGAGTATGGGACGAATCGCAGGTAGTCTTAAAATGCAAACTTGAAGAAACTCTCCACTTTGATTTGGATTCTGACATGGAGCCGAGAAAGGAAATGGTGTTATTTGACAAACCAACAAAAGGGACTTCCTTAGAGGAATTTCGAGAAATGGTTTACAATCTCTTAAAG GAAAAACTTGGTGATCAGACAAACCTTCAAAAGCTACTCAAATTGGTTGTCACCGCAGCAGATGGAAATAAAGATGGCCATGTCTCCCTCGCAGAAGCAAAATCTACATGGGCATTGCTGCAGCTCAATGAGTTTCTGATTACAGTAATTCTCCAGGATAAGGAGCATACACCAAAACTAATTGGATTTTGTGGAGATCTTTATGTAACTGAAAAAGTCCACTACAATTACTTGTATGGACTCACTATTCCTTGGGTTTTGGAGTTCTTCATTCCTTCTGGTCTGAGACGTAGTATGGATCAGTGGTTTACTCCTTCCTGGCCCAGAAAAGCTAAGATCTCAATAGGACTCTTAGAATTTGTTGAGGATGTCTTTCATGGAACATTTGGTAACTTCCTTATGTGTGACATGAGTGCAAATAACATTGGCTACAATGCTAAACATGATTTAAAAATGATAGATATGAGAAAAGTTGTACCTGAAGTTAGTTTCAAGCAACTACTTGGAGGCCGCCACTGTGAGACTGATGTGGATTGTGTGTATGGCACAGACTGCAAGACTACATGCCATCAAAGCAAAAAGCAGTGCACCACGGAATTGGATCAGCCAAACCTGACCAAAGTCTGCACATTGCTGAAAGACTACCTTTTAAATGGTGCTCCTTCTGATGTAAGAGAAGAACTAGAAAAGCAACTTTACTCTTGTATAGCTCTTCGAGGAGTAGCAAGCCAAATGGAGATGGAACACTCCTTGATACTAAATAACCTAAAGACATTACTGTGGAAGAAAATTTCTCATACAAAAGATTCCTAA